In Janibacter alkaliphilus, the following proteins share a genomic window:
- a CDS encoding FAD-dependent oxidoreductase, which translates to MTDSSPSPTSRRRTAVIGAGVSGLTAAYLLREQDEVTLYEGQARLGGHAHTHDVTGTGGVPRRIDSGFIVHNERTYPHLLRLFAELDVPRRRTIMSMSMTVADEGLEWAGGAGLKGVFAQPRRAADPRFLRMLTGIRRFHRLATAHLAEAAEDDDTPFGAWLERHRFGDDLVRWYAMPLVACVWSAGARTARDYPARSLFAFLENHGMLTVTGSPQWYTVDGGSRTYVDAVRGALEGAGARVVTGSPVASLTRPAGGGVSLTLADGRTHAHDRVVVATHADEALAMLADPSAAEKEVLGAFRYTPNRAVLHTDTSILPSATAARASWNYRVPPPGDDTPPVVTYWMNQLHAIEEKTPFLVTLNGEHLIDASRVLARMDYTHPVYDGPALRAQRRLPELADERTAYAGAHHGWGFHEDGCRSGVAAARHFGATW; encoded by the coding sequence GTGACCGACAGCTCCCCCTCACCGACATCGCGCCGGCGGACCGCGGTGATCGGCGCGGGCGTCTCCGGGCTGACCGCGGCCTACCTGCTGCGCGAGCAGGACGAGGTCACCCTCTACGAGGGCCAGGCCCGGCTGGGCGGGCACGCCCATACCCACGACGTCACCGGCACCGGCGGGGTGCCGCGCCGCATCGACTCCGGCTTCATCGTGCACAACGAGCGCACCTACCCGCACCTGCTGCGACTCTTCGCCGAGCTCGACGTCCCCCGGCGCAGGACGATCATGTCGATGAGCATGACCGTCGCCGACGAGGGGCTGGAGTGGGCCGGCGGCGCCGGGCTGAAGGGGGTCTTCGCCCAGCCGCGCCGGGCGGCCGACCCCCGCTTCCTGCGGATGCTCACCGGGATCCGGCGCTTCCACCGGCTGGCCACCGCCCACCTCGCCGAGGCCGCCGAGGACGACGACACCCCCTTCGGTGCCTGGCTGGAGCGCCACCGCTTCGGCGACGACCTCGTCCGCTGGTACGCGATGCCGCTGGTCGCCTGCGTCTGGTCCGCCGGGGCGCGCACCGCCCGGGACTACCCGGCGCGCAGCCTCTTCGCCTTCCTCGAGAACCACGGGATGCTCACCGTCACCGGCTCCCCGCAGTGGTACACCGTCGATGGCGGCTCGCGGACCTACGTCGACGCCGTACGCGGCGCTCTCGAGGGCGCCGGGGCCCGCGTCGTCACCGGTTCGCCGGTGGCGTCGCTGACCCGTCCCGCGGGCGGCGGGGTCAGCCTCACCCTCGCCGACGGCCGCACGCACGCCCACGACCGGGTGGTCGTGGCCACCCACGCGGACGAGGCGCTGGCGATGCTCGCCGACCCGAGCGCCGCCGAGAAGGAGGTGCTCGGCGCCTTCCGCTACACCCCGAACCGGGCGGTGCTGCACACCGACACCTCGATCCTGCCGAGCGCGACCGCGGCCCGGGCGAGCTGGAACTACCGGGTGCCGCCGCCCGGCGACGACACCCCGCCGGTGGTGACCTACTGGATGAACCAGCTGCACGCGATCGAGGAGAAGACCCCCTTCCTCGTCACCCTCAACGGCGAGCACCTCATCGACGCGTCGCGGGTGCTCGCGCGGATGGACTACACCCACCCGGTCTACGACGGGCCCGCGCTGCGCGCGCAGCGCCGGCTGCCCGAGCTCGCCGACGAGCGCACCGCCTACGCCGGGGCGCACCACGGGTGGGGCTTCCACGAGGACGGCTGCCGCTCCGGGGTGGCGGCGGCGCGACACTTCGGGGCGACCTGGTGA
- a CDS encoding ATP-binding protein, translated as MQASEVDRTLELSGEALVAALTDLVEGQYLERKSGRVSAKDLAVPLVAMANSEGGVIVVGLHGGQPDGVPEGKVNDLRQASLDHTEPPVRCSVDEREVPGSDGVARTLLILRVDPSESMHRLTNGTVYLRVGDESKKLSAAQSQELAYDRGAVMYEAAPVRMEVADLDGSQLEAYRSVLGAPTVESMLRARDLVDRQGSVTTAACLLFDDRPQTTFPNALIRVLRYGDTERGTGRSMSLEDGADLRFEGSIPAQIHRAAATIEDLMPKWRQLTDAGRFEPRPRIPRDAWLEGLVNAVIHRSYSMMGDHIRVEIFPNRIEIHSPGRFPGIVNPDRPLEIDRYARNPRIARVCSDLGITRELGEGIRRIFEEMRGRGLVDPVYTQSSAAVRLVLWASDALPSEVLARLTPSARAILDVMRQGQRPMGTGEISDLADVTRMTATRALRQLQDEGLVTWDGRTAKDPRATWRMA; from the coding sequence ATGCAGGCGAGCGAGGTGGACCGAACCCTTGAGCTGTCCGGTGAGGCCCTGGTGGCTGCGCTGACCGATCTCGTCGAAGGGCAGTACCTCGAGCGGAAGTCCGGGCGAGTGTCAGCCAAGGACCTCGCGGTGCCGCTCGTCGCGATGGCCAACTCCGAGGGCGGGGTCATCGTCGTCGGACTGCACGGTGGGCAGCCGGACGGCGTCCCGGAGGGGAAGGTCAACGACCTTCGTCAGGCGTCGCTGGACCACACCGAGCCTCCTGTCCGGTGCTCTGTCGACGAGCGGGAGGTGCCCGGCTCCGACGGGGTCGCTCGGACGCTGCTCATCCTGCGGGTCGATCCCTCGGAGAGCATGCACCGCCTGACCAACGGGACGGTCTACCTGCGGGTGGGCGACGAGTCGAAGAAGCTCTCCGCGGCGCAGAGCCAGGAGCTCGCCTACGACCGGGGTGCGGTGATGTACGAGGCTGCACCCGTCCGCATGGAGGTCGCCGATCTGGACGGATCCCAGCTCGAGGCATATCGGAGCGTGCTCGGGGCCCCCACCGTCGAGTCGATGCTCAGGGCCCGAGACCTGGTGGATCGTCAGGGCAGCGTGACGACCGCGGCCTGCCTGCTCTTCGACGACCGCCCCCAGACGACCTTCCCCAACGCGCTCATCCGGGTCCTTCGGTACGGGGACACGGAGCGAGGCACCGGGCGGAGCATGTCGCTCGAGGACGGCGCCGACCTGCGGTTCGAGGGCTCCATCCCGGCACAGATCCATCGCGCTGCGGCGACCATCGAGGACCTCATGCCCAAGTGGCGTCAGCTGACCGATGCTGGTCGCTTCGAGCCACGACCTCGGATCCCGAGGGACGCCTGGCTCGAGGGCCTCGTCAACGCCGTCATCCACCGCTCCTACAGCATGATGGGCGATCACATCCGGGTCGAGATCTTCCCGAACCGCATCGAGATCCATTCTCCGGGAAGGTTCCCTGGCATCGTCAACCCGGACCGGCCGCTCGAGATCGACCGGTACGCCCGCAACCCGCGGATCGCCCGCGTGTGCTCCGACCTGGGGATCACCCGCGAGCTCGGCGAGGGCATCCGACGGATCTTCGAGGAGATGCGCGGGCGCGGGTTGGTCGATCCCGTCTACACCCAGTCCTCCGCCGCCGTCCGGCTCGTCCTCTGGGCGAGCGACGCGCTGCCGTCCGAGGTGCTCGCGCGTCTCACCCCGAGCGCCCGGGCGATCCTCGACGTGATGAGGCAGGGACAGCGGCCGATGGGTACCGGGGAGATCAGTGACCTGGCGGACGTCACGAGGATGACAGCGACGCGGGCTCTGAGGCAGCTCCAGGACGAAGGGCTGGTCACGTGGGACGGGCGCACCGCGAAGGACCCCCGGGCAACCTGGCGGATGGCCTGA
- a CDS encoding carboxymuconolactone decarboxylase family protein yields the protein MTDTTQTAPDQTNPDQTTRYTTPDTSGIPAPVDIYGPQPAAYRAMVRLEQAARDGVGDDTIFELVKLRASQINGCGYCVDMHSKDLLAGGETPQRLVLLDAWREAPIYTRAERAALALTEAVTTVADGHPSAEVEAEAREVFDEGAYAGLVVAIATINAWNRLAITSHAPVGSYQPA from the coding sequence ATGACGGACACCACCCAGACCGCCCCTGACCAGACCAACCCCGACCAGACGACCCGCTACACGACCCCGGACACCAGCGGCATCCCCGCGCCGGTCGACATCTACGGTCCGCAGCCGGCGGCCTACCGGGCCATGGTGCGACTCGAGCAGGCAGCCCGCGACGGGGTCGGCGACGACACGATCTTCGAGCTCGTCAAGCTGCGCGCCTCGCAGATCAACGGCTGCGGCTACTGCGTCGACATGCACAGCAAGGACCTGCTCGCCGGTGGCGAGACGCCGCAGCGGCTCGTCCTGCTCGACGCCTGGCGCGAGGCGCCGATCTACACCCGGGCCGAGCGGGCGGCGCTGGCGCTCACCGAGGCGGTGACGACGGTCGCCGACGGGCACCCGAGCGCGGAGGTCGAGGCCGAGGCCCGTGAGGTCTTCGACGAGGGTGCCTACGCCGGGCTCGTCGTCGCCATCGCGACGATCAACGCGTGGAACCGGCTGGCCATCACCAGCCACGCCCCGGTCGGGTCCTACCAGCCCGCCTGA
- a CDS encoding RrF2 family transcriptional regulator has translation MGSIRGSIGGMRMSQGVEWALHCCLDLAWAEGAAVPGTRLAELHELPPAYLTKQLQALTKAGIVRSTPGPRGGYRLTRDPAEVTVLEVVTAVEGGDELFRCTDLLGQGPLQAGPRAARGTCAIHLTMSRAEHAWRRELAGTTIADLSGTVAATTPDAPGRVREWLTSR, from the coding sequence ATGGGCTCGATCCGTGGCAGCATCGGCGGCATGCGGATGAGCCAGGGTGTCGAGTGGGCGCTGCACTGCTGCCTCGACCTCGCCTGGGCCGAGGGCGCGGCCGTGCCCGGCACCCGCCTCGCCGAGCTGCACGAGCTGCCGCCGGCCTACCTCACCAAGCAGCTCCAGGCCCTGACGAAGGCGGGCATCGTCCGCTCCACCCCGGGCCCGCGCGGCGGGTACCGGCTCACCCGCGACCCCGCCGAGGTCACCGTGCTCGAGGTGGTCACGGCGGTCGAGGGCGGCGACGAGCTCTTCCGCTGCACCGACCTGCTCGGTCAGGGGCCGCTGCAGGCCGGTCCTCGCGCGGCCCGTGGCACCTGCGCGATCCACCTGACGATGTCCCGCGCCGAGCATGCTTGGCGGCGCGAGCTCGCCGGCACGACCATCGCCGACCTGTCCGGCACCGTCGCCGCCACCACCCCGGACGCTCCGGGCCGGGTGCGGGAGTGGCTCACCTCCCGTTGA
- a CDS encoding NAD(+) synthase has product MTATPADRPTGDRPQRDQDQRDQDQRDFRNLYRHGFARVAACTVPVAMGDPRVNAARTLEQVRVCHDEGVALALFPELGLSGYAIGDLLLQDVLLRDTVTALAEVAAASAELLPVIVVGAPLAKGNRLYNCAVTIHRGRVLGIAPKSYLPNYREFYEKRHFAAGDDQWGETLTVPGLPGPGGEPGEPIPFGPDILVDVVDVPGLSIHAEVCEDLWVPVPPSHEAALAGATVLLNLSASPITVARAEDRHLLARSASARCDAAYVYAAAMRGESTTDLSWDGLTVVYEAGDLLGQSARFPEEAQRTVVDVDVDRLRQERLRQGSFDDNRRGQGIGTGEGPDYRHVEITLDPPGGDLGLRRRLDRFPFVPDDESRLAQDCFEAYNIQVSGLEQRLRAIGGDDWQPKVVIGVSGGLDSTHALLVAAAAMDRLDRPRTDIHALTMPGFGTSDRTKTNAVALMEALGITWEELDIRPAATQMLADLGHPFGLDPDAEHDAEVYDVTFENVQAGLRTDYLFRVANHRGGIVLGTGDLSELALGWCTYGVGDQMSHYGVNAGVPKTLMQHLVRWVATTDQVETTRGGAGGEGGDGHDVRETLLSILGTEISPELVPSTTEQPQSTQATIGPYALQDFTLYHVLRRGYAPSKIAFLAEAAWSDAARGAWPSSVPESDRGAYDLAEIRHWLTVFVRRFFANQFKRSALPDGPKVVPGGTLSPRGDWRMPSDASAARWLAEIEANVPTP; this is encoded by the coding sequence ATGACCGCGACCCCTGCCGATCGACCCACGGGCGACCGACCGCAGCGTGACCAGGACCAGCGTGACCAGGACCAGCGCGACTTCCGCAACCTCTACCGCCACGGCTTCGCCCGGGTGGCCGCGTGCACGGTGCCGGTGGCGATGGGCGACCCGCGGGTCAACGCCGCCCGCACCCTGGAGCAGGTCCGCGTCTGCCACGACGAGGGCGTCGCGCTCGCCCTCTTCCCCGAGCTGGGCCTCAGCGGCTACGCCATCGGCGACCTGCTGCTGCAGGACGTGCTGCTGCGCGACACCGTCACCGCCCTCGCCGAGGTCGCCGCCGCCAGCGCCGAGCTGCTGCCGGTGATCGTCGTCGGCGCCCCGCTGGCGAAGGGGAACCGGCTCTACAACTGCGCCGTGACCATCCACCGCGGCCGGGTGCTCGGCATCGCGCCGAAGTCCTACCTGCCCAACTACCGCGAGTTCTACGAGAAGCGGCACTTCGCCGCCGGCGACGACCAGTGGGGCGAGACCCTCACCGTCCCCGGCCTGCCCGGGCCCGGCGGCGAGCCGGGCGAGCCGATCCCCTTCGGCCCGGACATCCTCGTCGACGTCGTCGACGTGCCCGGCCTGAGCATCCACGCCGAGGTCTGCGAGGACCTGTGGGTGCCGGTGCCGCCGAGCCACGAGGCCGCTCTCGCCGGCGCGACCGTGCTGCTCAACCTGAGCGCCTCGCCGATCACCGTCGCCCGCGCCGAGGACCGGCACCTGCTGGCCCGCTCCGCCTCGGCCCGCTGCGACGCCGCCTACGTCTACGCCGCGGCGATGCGCGGCGAGTCGACCACCGACCTCTCCTGGGACGGCCTGACCGTCGTCTACGAGGCCGGCGACCTGCTCGGGCAGTCCGCGCGCTTCCCCGAGGAGGCGCAGCGCACGGTCGTCGACGTCGACGTCGACCGGCTGCGTCAGGAGCGGCTGCGGCAGGGCTCCTTCGACGACAACCGCCGCGGCCAGGGCATCGGCACCGGCGAGGGCCCCGACTACCGGCACGTCGAGATCACCCTCGACCCGCCCGGCGGCGACCTCGGGCTGCGCCGCCGGCTCGACCGGTTCCCCTTCGTCCCCGACGACGAGTCGCGCCTGGCCCAGGACTGCTTCGAGGCCTACAACATCCAGGTCAGCGGGCTCGAGCAGCGGCTGCGGGCGATCGGCGGCGACGACTGGCAGCCGAAAGTCGTCATCGGGGTCAGCGGCGGCCTCGACTCCACCCACGCGCTGCTCGTCGCGGCCGCGGCGATGGACCGGCTCGACCGCCCCCGCACCGACATCCACGCGCTGACCATGCCCGGCTTCGGCACCAGCGACCGTACGAAGACGAACGCGGTCGCTCTCATGGAGGCTCTCGGGATCACCTGGGAGGAGCTGGACATCCGCCCGGCCGCCACCCAGATGCTCGCCGACCTCGGCCACCCCTTCGGCCTCGACCCGGACGCCGAGCACGACGCCGAGGTCTACGACGTGACCTTCGAGAACGTGCAGGCCGGGCTGCGCACCGACTACCTCTTCCGGGTCGCCAACCACCGCGGCGGCATCGTCCTGGGCACCGGCGACCTCTCCGAGCTGGCGCTGGGCTGGTGCACCTACGGGGTCGGCGACCAGATGAGCCACTACGGGGTCAACGCCGGCGTCCCGAAGACGCTCATGCAGCACCTCGTGCGCTGGGTGGCCACCACCGACCAGGTCGAGACCACCCGCGGTGGTGCCGGCGGCGAGGGCGGCGACGGGCACGACGTGCGCGAGACCCTGCTGTCCATCCTCGGCACCGAGATCTCCCCCGAGCTCGTGCCGAGCACCACCGAGCAGCCGCAGTCGACACAGGCGACGATCGGGCCGTACGCGCTGCAGGACTTCACGCTCTACCACGTGCTGCGCCGCGGCTACGCCCCGAGCAAGATCGCCTTCCTCGCCGAGGCCGCGTGGTCCGACGCCGCCCGCGGCGCCTGGCCGAGCAGCGTCCCGGAGAGCGACCGCGGCGCGTACGACCTCGCCGAGATCCGGCACTGGCTGACCGTCTTCGTGCGCCGCTTCTTCGCCAACCAGTTCAAGCGCTCCGCGCTGCCCGACGGGCCGAAGGTGGTGCCCGGCGGCACCCTCTCCCCGCGCGGCGACTGGCGGATGCCCAGCGACGCCTCGGCCGCGCGCTGGCTCGCCGAGATCGAGGCGAACGTCCCGACCCCCTGA
- a CDS encoding MFS transporter, whose protein sequence is MSTPTSTRTRSGVHPAWIVAGVTLAALVAAAAFRSSTGVLMEPIESEMGWSRTTTSGAVSLNLVVYGLVAPFAAAMMERFGIRRVVTAALVLVGLASAATTVMTSPWQLWLLWGGVIGIGTGCMALVFGAIVANRWFVARRGLITGVFSAANATGQLVFLPAIAWTATHQGWRWAAMIVAGLSLLVAVLVALFLVDRPSDRGLAPYGVAEGYAVEPAEDTTADRTNPAVLAVRVLLQSSRRWTFWALLLTFAVCGWSTNGLIQTHFVPAAHDHGMPATTAAGLLALVGVFDVAGTIASGWLTDRIDARILLVVYYAFRGLSLLAIDAVLAPHVEPGMWIFIVFYGLDWVATVPPTVALCRQHFGIERSGIVFGWVFASHMVGAGIGASIAGWVRTSTGSYSAAWLSAAILCFVAAAMCLTIPRRGPQEAAA, encoded by the coding sequence GTGAGCACACCCACCTCGACGCGCACCCGCAGCGGTGTGCACCCGGCGTGGATCGTCGCCGGGGTGACCCTGGCGGCGCTCGTCGCGGCCGCCGCCTTCCGCTCCAGCACCGGCGTGCTCATGGAGCCGATCGAGTCCGAGATGGGCTGGAGCCGGACCACCACCTCCGGGGCGGTCAGCCTCAACCTCGTCGTCTACGGGCTGGTCGCCCCCTTCGCCGCCGCGATGATGGAGCGCTTCGGCATCCGTCGGGTGGTCACCGCGGCGCTGGTGCTCGTCGGGCTGGCCAGCGCGGCGACGACGGTGATGACCTCGCCGTGGCAGCTGTGGCTGCTGTGGGGCGGGGTCATCGGCATCGGCACCGGCTGCATGGCGCTGGTCTTCGGCGCGATCGTCGCCAACCGCTGGTTCGTCGCCCGCCGCGGGCTGATCACCGGTGTCTTCTCGGCGGCCAACGCCACCGGCCAGCTGGTCTTCCTGCCGGCCATCGCCTGGACCGCCACCCACCAGGGCTGGCGCTGGGCGGCGATGATCGTCGCCGGGCTGTCCCTGCTGGTCGCGGTGCTCGTCGCGCTCTTCCTCGTCGACCGGCCCAGCGACCGCGGCCTGGCCCCCTACGGCGTGGCCGAGGGCTACGCCGTCGAGCCGGCCGAGGACACCACCGCCGACCGCACCAACCCGGCGGTGCTGGCCGTCCGGGTGCTGCTGCAGTCCTCCCGGCGGTGGACCTTCTGGGCGCTGCTGCTCACCTTCGCCGTCTGCGGCTGGTCGACCAACGGACTCATCCAGACCCACTTCGTCCCGGCGGCGCACGACCACGGCATGCCGGCGACCACCGCGGCCGGGCTGCTGGCGCTGGTCGGGGTCTTCGACGTGGCCGGGACGATCGCGTCCGGGTGGCTCACCGACCGCATCGACGCGCGGATCCTGCTGGTCGTCTACTACGCCTTCCGCGGGCTCAGCCTGCTGGCCATCGACGCCGTGCTGGCGCCGCACGTCGAGCCGGGGATGTGGATCTTCATCGTCTTCTACGGGCTGGACTGGGTGGCCACGGTGCCGCCGACGGTCGCGCTGTGCCGGCAGCACTTCGGGATCGAGCGCTCCGGCATCGTCTTCGGCTGGGTCTTCGCCTCGCACATGGTCGGCGCCGGGATCGGCGCCTCGATCGCCGGCTGGGTGCGCACCAGCACCGGCAGCTACTCGGCGGCCTGGCTGTCGGCCGCGATCCTGTGCTTCGTCGCCGCGGCGATGTGCCTGACCATCCCGCGGCGCGGCCCGCAGGAGGCGGCCGCATGA
- a CDS encoding GNAT family N-acetyltransferase: MITMRRADLDAPELIAFLGDHLAAMAPTAPPESRHALDLDGLRAPGVRVWSAHLGAEAAAPLVGTVALAALAEPGHEELKSMRTDPDHRGRGIAGAMLAHVLADARERGVVRVSLETGSMDFFAPARRFYAGAGFVPCPPFGTYREDPNSVFMTREL; the protein is encoded by the coding sequence ATGATCACGATGCGCCGGGCCGACCTCGACGCCCCCGAGCTGATCGCCTTCCTGGGGGATCATCTCGCGGCGATGGCGCCGACCGCGCCGCCGGAGAGTCGGCACGCCCTCGACCTCGACGGGCTGCGGGCCCCGGGGGTGCGGGTGTGGAGCGCCCATCTCGGGGCGGAGGCCGCGGCGCCGCTGGTCGGCACGGTCGCGCTGGCGGCCCTGGCCGAACCGGGCCACGAGGAGCTGAAGAGCATGCGCACCGACCCGGACCACCGGGGTCGTGGGATCGCCGGGGCGATGCTCGCGCACGTGCTGGCCGACGCCCGCGAGCGCGGGGTGGTGCGGGTCAGCCTGGAGACCGGCAGCATGGACTTCTTCGCGCCTGCACGGCGCTTCTACGCCGGCGCCGGGTTCGTGCCGTGCCCGCCCTTCGGCACCTACCGGGAGGATCCGAACAGCGTCTTCATGACGCGGGAGCTCTGA